The DNA sequence ATCCCGCCATGGCACCCCGTGCGGTTGCGGTACAGGATCCCGTTGATGACCCTGCGGTGGCCTGCCCAACGGCCGCCTCGGCTACCGGACTTCGGCAGATGCGGGCTCAGTCGAGCCCATTCCGCGTTCGTGAGAGTGCCATGAGCATGCCAACGACGTCAGTCACAAGGTCTGCCACGGCCAGAACCTAGCCACCCGTGTGTTCAGTCCCCGCTTGCGGGGACCCACGGAGGGAGGTGTCCAGAGCAGTCATGAGCTGCGCAGCGCGGCTCTTACCGCTGGGCGCGAGAGGGTATCGCTGGAGGATATCGATCAGGGCCGGTGTGGCTCGTTCGCGGGCCTCTTCGATCGCCCGGTTCCCGGCCCTGGGATCCTCGCCTGCGTCGATTTCGGCGATGCGTGCCGCATTCGCAGCGGCGCGCAGGATGTGGCCTACCTGGTGAGCCTTCGCGATCGGGTGCAGGTAAGCGGCAGATGCGGCATCGCCGGCGGCTTGCGCAGCGAGACGTGCGGTTTCAGTGGCAGTCTCCTTCGCCGCTCGGTGAGCGTCCATCGACGTGACGCGCTGGAGCTTGGTCCTGGGCGCACCGTTGATGAACTCCCATGCCGCATCGATGGCCGCCCGCGGTCGGGTGTCACCGGGGTTGGCATCCTCGAACACCGGGAGAACTTCCTGCGCAGTCTCGGCGACGTAGCGCGCTACGACTCGCAATTCGTCCATGGACAGTTCGAAGTCACCGTTCACGCTCGTCACGAAGGTGATCGTCGCACATTCAGGAGTGAGGCACGCTCGCGGGCAGGCCCAGCTCCTTGGTCCGGGCGGAGAGAGAGCTTGGCTCCGTCCGTGATCCGCCGGTTGGACCCTAGTCGCCGACATCAGTACCTGCGACCTGCCGTGCTGGCGCGGACAGAAGGCCGGCCGGCCCCGCTTCGATCCGGCGGGGGACAGCCATCTGTTGTGCCGAGACAGCGGTCGGAGCGCCTTAGACGGAGGGGTAGAGGGGCCGCTGCCGTTACGGCTTCCGCTTCGGGGTGCTTTTCGTGCGGCGCGGTGGCCGCTTGGCGTTCGGGTGGATAGCGCGCTGAAAGTCGGTTGCGGGCCGCAAGGACTGCATGCTGGCCGTCAGCGCGGCGTCGGGGGGCCCGATGTGGCCGTCGTAGAGGACTTCGACGAGATCGTGGGTTGGTTCGTCGTACAGGAAGACGACGCCTCGCGGCAGGCCGAGCTGGTGCTTTTTGGCCCGCAGGTAGCCCCGGAGGCTTTTCTCGGCGTCGTCGGGGGCCTGTCCGGCGGGGCAGGTGGCCCACACGAACAGCCATCCCTCGGCTGCGTCGATGTCTTGCGTGATAGGCACCGTCATGCTGCGGCCTCGGCCGTTGGGATCCGGGTGGTTGAGGAGCTGCTCGCCGTGGCGCGCGAACTGATGCTGAACGGCCTCTGCTATGGACAGCAACGTTGCACCGATACTCAGCCACCCGGTGACCTGACGTGACTGCAGTTCGTCGATGAGGGGGACGAGTGGCGTGGGCACCATCGCCGGCTTGGGCACAGGCTCAGAGCCCTCGTCGTCACACTGCTTGGCGTAGAACCACCTGTCGAGCGCATCGGTCCGGCTGCTCAGGTAGACCGGCTGCTGTTCGCGGTAGCGACGCAACTCCGCCGTGGTCGGCTCGGACAGGAACGGGAAGGCGACCCGTACCTGCGCCGGGTCGGGCTCGACCCACAGGCCCGCTTCGAAGAAGTACAAAAACAGGTCCAGCTCATCCGGGGCGCGGAACATGACGGTGACATCAGGATTGCGGCGTCGACGCAAGTAGAGGAGGAACTCGGCCGGGCGCGCCACGAGCTCGATGATCAACTCCAGGTCGTGCAGGGACACCGTCCAGGGAATGTTGTCCGGGTC is a window from the Streptomyces luomodiensis genome containing:
- a CDS encoding putative immunity protein produces the protein MTSVNGDFELSMDELRVVARYVAETAQEVLPVFEDANPGDTRPRAAIDAAWEFINGAPRTKLQRVTSMDAHRAAKETATETARLAAQAAGDAASAAYLHPIAKAHQVGHILRAAANAARIAEIDAGEDPRAGNRAIEEARERATPALIDILQRYPLAPSGKSRAAQLMTALDTSLRGSPQAGTEHTGG